A genomic segment from Glycine soja cultivar W05 chromosome 18, ASM419377v2, whole genome shotgun sequence encodes:
- the LOC114397596 gene encoding disease resistance protein RPM1-like — translation MAETAVSLAGQHALPKILEAVKMLRDLPKEVRDITDELESFQDFINDADKVAEAEEDDGRRHRIKERVMRLREAAFRMEDVIDEYNISCEDKQPDDPRCAALLCEAVAFIKTQILLLQSAYKIQDVKSLVRAERDGFQSHFPLEQRQTSSRGNQDITWQKLRRDPLFIEEDEVVGLDGARGILKNWLTKGREKRTVISVVGIAGVGKTTLAKQVYDQVRNNFECHALITVSQSFSSEGLLRHMLNELCKEKKEDPPKDVSTIESLTEEVRNRLRNKRYVVLFDDVWNGKFWDHIESAVIDNKNGSRILITTRDEKVAEYCRKSSFVEVLKLEEPLTEKESLKLFSKKAFQYSSDGDCPEELKDISLEIVRKCKGLPLAIVAIGGLLSQKDESAPEWEQFSRDLSLDLERNSELNSITKILGLSYDDLPINLRSCLLYFGMYPEDYEVKSKRLIRQWIAEGFVTHETGKTLEEVAQQYLSGLVRRSLVQVSSFRIDGNVKRCRVHDLIHDMILRKVKDTGFCQYIDGPDQSVSSGIVRRLTIATDDYSGSTGRSPIRSILIITGKYEKLSEHLVNKIPTNYMQLKVLDFEGSAFRYVPENLGNLCHLKYLSFRYTRIAGLPKSVGKLQNLETLDIRDTYVFEIPKEITKLKKLRHLLSNYMSSTQWKDIGGMTSLEEIPPVIIDDDGVVIREVGKLKQLRELTVVFFLGKHEKTLCSLINEMSLLEKLLIYAADRSEVIDLYITSPMSTLRKLVLCGTFTRLPNWISQFPNLVQLRLDGSSLTNDALKSLKNMSRLLFLNLSGNAYEGETLHFQCGGFQKLKRLHLGYFHQLKCILIDRGALCSVEEILLENLSQLKAVPSGIQHLEKLKDLHIYEMPTEFEAGIIQDVPHVRIWSRDAEKPWHIFCRVITKMRPNLKIEGKH, via the exons ATGGCAGAAACTGCAGTGTCCTTGGCTGGTCAGCATGCGCTTCCAAAAATATTAGAAGCTGTCAAAATGCTGAGAGATCTCCCAAAAGAAGTTAGAGACATTACAGATGAACTTGAAAGCTTTCAAGATTTCATCAATGATGCTGATAAAGTGGCTGAAGCTGAAGAAGATGATGGAAGGCGTCATAGAATAAAAGAAAGGGTGATGCGGCTGAGAGAAGCAGCTTTTCGCATGGAAGATGTCATCGATGAATATAACATCTCCTGTGAGGATAAGCAACCTGATGATCCTCGATGTGCAGCTTTACTATGTGAGGCTGTTGCCTTCATCAAAACTCAAATCCTTCTCCTTCAAAGTGCGTATAAGATTCAGGATGTTAAATCCCTTGTTCGTGCTGAAAGAGATGGTTTCCAAAGCCATTTTCCTTTAGAGCAAAGACAAACCAGTTCTAGAGGAAATCAAGATATCACATGGCAGAAACTTAGAAGGGATCCTCTCTTTATTGAGGAAGATGAGGTTGTGGGGCTTGATGGCGCTAGAGGTATATTGAAAAATTGGTTGacaaagggaagagaaaaacgCACTGTCATCTCTGTGGTGGGAATTGCAGGGGTGGGAAAAACCACTCTTGCCAAGCAAGTTTATGACCAGGTGCGTAACAATTTCGAGTGCCATGCGTTGATCACAGTTTCTCAATCCTTCTCTTCTGAAGGATTGCTGAGGCATATGTTGAATGAgctttgcaaagaaaaaaaggaggaCCCTCCCAAGGATGTTTCTACCATCGAGTCGTTGACAGAAGAAGTCAGAAACCGCTTGCGCAACAAGAGGTATGTTGTCTTGTTTGATGACGTATGGAATGGAAAATTTTGGGATCACATTGAATCTGctgtaattgataataaaaatggaAGTAGGATATTAATCACAACCAGGGATGAGAAGGTTGCAGAATATTGTAGGAAATCATCATTTGTTGAGGTGCTTAAGCTAGAAGAACCTTTAACTGAAAAAGAATCTTTGAAATTGTTCAGTAAGAAGGCATTTCAGTATAGTTCCGATGGAGATTGTCCAGAAGAACTTAAAGATATATCTCTTGAAATTGTTAGAAAGTGTAAAGGTTTACCTCTAGCAATAGTGGCCATTGGTGGTCTTTTGTCTCAAAAAGATGAAAGTGCACCTGAATGGGAACAGTTTAGTCGAGATCTAAGTTTAGACTTGGAGAGGAATTCTGAGTTAAATAGCATAACAAAAATTTTAGGTTTAAGTTATGATGATTTGCCGATCAATCTCAGATCATGCTTATTGTATTTTGGAATGTATCCAGAGGACTATGAAGTTAAATCTAAAAGATTGATTAGACAGTGGATAGCTGAAGGGTTTGTCACACATGAAACCGGAAAAACATTGGAAGAAGTTGCACAACAATATTTATCAGGGTTGGTCCGTAGAAGTTTGGTGCAAGTATCCTCATTTAGAATTGATGGCAACGTTAAAAGGTGTCGTGTTCATGACTTAATACACGACATGATACTTAGAAAAGTCAAGGATACAGGATTTTGTCAGTATATTGATGGGCCTGATCAATCTGTATCAAGTGGGATTGTTCGACGCCTGACAATCGCAACCGATGATTATAGTGGAAGTACAGGAAGGTCACCCATTCGGTCAATTCTTATCATCAcaggaaaatatgaaaaattatctGAACACTTGGTAAACAAGATCCCTACAAATTACATGCAACTGAAGGTACTTGATTTTGAAGGTTCTGCTTTTAGATATGTTCCTGAAAATTTGGGGAATTTATGCCACTTGAAGTATTTAAGCTTCCGGTATACAAGGATAGCAGGTCTACCAAAATCCGTTGGTAAGCTCCAGAATTTGGAGACCTTGGATATAAGAGACACATATGTGTTTGAGATTCCAAAGGAGATTACGAAGCTTAAAAAGCTACGTCATCTTCTGAGTAACTATATGTCTTCAACTCAGTGGAAGGATATTGGAGGCATGACATCCCTAGAAGAGATACCTCCAGTGATTATAGATGATGATGGAGTGGTCATTAGAGAGGTAGGAAAGCTAAAGCAGTTAAGGGAACTGACGGTGgtattttttttgggaaaacaCGAGAAGACTCTGTGTTCCTTAATAAATGAGATGTCACTCTTAGAGAAACTACTTATTTATGCAGCTGATAGGAGTGAAGTAATTGACTTGTACATTACGTCACCTATGTCTACACTTAGGAAGCTTGTCCTATGTGGGACGTTTACAAGGTTGCCAAATTGGATTTCACAGTTCCCAAATCTTGTGCAACTGCGTTTGGACGGCTCCAGTTTGACTAATGATGCATTGAAATCACTAAAAAATATGTCAAGGTTGTTGTTCCTCAATTTAAGTGGCAATGCTTATGAAGGTGAAACTTTGCATTTTCAATGTGGAGGGTTTCAGAAACTAAAGCGACTGCACCTCGGATATTTTCATCAATTGAAGTGCATCCTTATCGACAGAGGAGCACTGTGTTCTGTGGAAGAAATTCTTTTAGAAAACCTCTCCCAACTCAAAGCAGTTCCCTCTGGAATTCAACACTTGGAGAAGCTTAAAGATCTTCATATCTACGAAATGCCAACTGAATTTGAAGCAGGGATCATCCAAGATGTGCCCCATGTACGTATTTGGAGCAGGGATGCTGAAAAACCTTGGCATATATTCTGCAGAGTCATCACTAAGATGCGtccaaatttgaaaatagaag GAAAGCACTGA
- the LOC114394750 gene encoding kinesin-like protein KIN-12F, which yields MRQKTNNADSSGFLGSISSNFLRSISSSNRKPTSSNPKPPKSDTENTPPTTHPNIPINLHHQSKPNDPFSHSNSHVKVVVRIRPENSNGKEGDLKIKKVSSDALCVGDRKFTFDEVFDANSNQEDVFQSVGVPLVRNALAGYNTTILSYGQSGSGKTYTMWGPPSAMADESSLSSQQGIVPRIIRMLFSELERERLVSDQKQFNYQCRCSFLEIYNEQIGNLLNPIQQNLEMKDDSSNALYIENLIEEYITNYDDVAQILNKGLSRRKNEAMNLNSNSSRSHIIFTFVIESLCKGTTKGFSTSKTSRIILIDIAGLDRDEVDDGGSQCPRESRHVDKSLSQLKHLVDALTNKSQSGKKEDIPRSDSCLTRLLQESLGGNGKLSVICSISLDNKSNDATLQTLRFGEQVRSIRNEPVINVVKETDADLSNNIRHLKEELIRAKDDVHSSAGSKDGYFQEHNMRESLNLMRVSLNHSLLLSNIDNDTDEHVNVNEDDIRKLRQQIDELDNSSEGNPKDISVDEDCVQFYSDEEYCDADTNSCDEVEKADVYCGKTLSNPSVATESSFRDSISLNSCNHSATLAGPQLSESPKFSKTQRRSVAISSSYLGSWNNVAESSTFSNKVLRKSFKQGDHVQSSLQSSKAKSLAASLQKGLQIIDYHQQNSALNKSSTSFSFEHLTLTPCLDIDKDDSYDQTIQQKPSSDEVTAAFLCASCWAKISNEDSSKAQAGNPDGMTDKIPKHLENVIAKSIMKEKELENVCKEQAARIEQLNQLVEKLKGEKELDSITMYNSMKDEEKLLRGISSSGHLPCIIEENCEVKEVQEELAQSDVSFDSTEKESLLKEIQNLRSKLQLCSDAPVKKSTEKLRSSLVSRSIQLQKSGVFSYDNGNEDLENERQRWTEMESEWICLTDELRADLESYRQLTERLEMELKLEKKSSAEMDDALKRAVMGHARMVEHYADLQEKYDDLVTKHDATMEGIAEVKKAAAKASKKGHARFAKSLSAELSALRVERERESKLLKKENQSLKIQLRDTAEAVQAAGELLVRLREAEHAAAAAEENFANLQQDNENLKMQIAKMKRKHKTEINTMKQYITESKLPESALQPLYREEDSDVAHNATSSYTYDDQAWRAEFGAIYQEHY from the exons ATGAGGCAAAAGACCAACAACGCAGATTCTAGTGGTTTTTTGGGAAGCATTTCTTCCAATTTTCTCAGATCAATCTCTTCTTCAAATCGCAAACCCACTTcttcaaaccctaaacccccaaAGTCTGACACTGAAAACACTCCTCCGACTACCCATCCAAACATTCCCATCAATCTTCACCACCAATCAAAGCCCAACGACCCATTTTCTCACAGCAACTCACATGTGAAG GTTGTGGTGAGAATTAGACCTGAAAATAGCAATGGAAAAGAGGGAGATTTGAAAATTAAGAAGGTTTCTTCTGATGCCTTGTGTGTTGGGGACAGAAAGTTTAcgtttgatgaagtttttgatGCCAACTCCAATCAG GAAGATGTTTTTCAGTCAGTGGGTGTTCCCTTGGTTAGAAATGCTTTAGCTGGTTACAACACTACAATTCTGTCATATGGCCAG TCTGGAAGTGGAAAGACTTATACAATGTGGGGTCCTCCAAGTGCCATGGCTGATGAGTCCTCACTTTCTAGTCAACAGGGAATTGTTCCTCGGATCATCAGAATGTTATTTTCTGAGCTTGAGAGA GAGAGGCTTGTGTCAGATCAGAAACAGTTCAACTATCAATGCCGTTGTTCATTTCTTGAG ATATACAATGAACAAATTGGGAATTTACTCAATCCTATCCAGCAGAACCTTGAG ATGAAGGATGATTCCAGCAATGCCTTGTATATTGAGAATCTGATTGAGGAATACATCACTAACTATGATGATGTGGCACAAATTCTGAATAAG GGCCTTTCAAGGAGAAAAAACGAAGCAATGAACTTAAATTCTAATAGCTCAAGATCAcatataattttcacatttgTCATTGAGTCTTTGTGTAAG GGAACCACAAAGGGTTTCAGTACCTCAAAAACTAGCAGAATCATCCTTATTGATATTGCTGGATTGGATAGGGATGAAGTTGATGATGGAGGTAGCCAATGTCCAAGGGAAAGCAGACATGTAGATAAATCATTATCTCAGCTCAA GCATTTAGTGGACGCTCTGACTAACAAATCTCAGTCTGGAAAAAAGGAAGACATTCCACGCAGCGACTCCTGTTTAACACGCTTACTACAAGAATCACTTGGCGGAAATGGCAAACTCTCAGTGATATGTTCCATCTCCCTTGATAACAA GAGCAATGATGCAACACTGCAGACACTCAGATTTGGGGAGCAAGTAAGATCCATTAGAAATGAGCCTGTTATCAATGTAGTAAAGGAGACTGATGCTGATTTGAGTAATAATATCCGACACTTGAAG GAAGAACTTATTAGAGCAAAGGATGATGTTCATAGCTCAGCTGGGAGTAAAGATGGATACTTCCAAGAACATAATATGCGGGAAAGCCTGAATCTGATGAGAGTCAGCTTAAACCACTCTCTTCTCCTATCTAACATAGATAATGATACTGATGAACATGTAAATGTCAATGAGGATGACATAAGGAAATTACGCCAGCAAATTGATGAATTGGATAATTCATCTGAAGGGAATCCAAAGGACATATCTGTCGATGAAGATTGTGTCCAGTTTTATTCTGATGAGGAATATTGTGATGCAGACACCAATAGTTGTGATGAAGTTGAAAAGGCTGATGTATACTGTGGAAAAACATTGAGCAACCCCTCAGTGGCAACTGAATCTTCATTCAGAGATAGCATTTCACTCAATTCATGCAATCATTCTGCAACACTTGCTGGACCACAGTTGTCTGAGTCTCCAAAATTCAGCAAAACTCAAAGGAGAAGTGTGGCTATTTCATCAAGTTATCTGGGAAGTTGGAACAATGTAGCAGAGAGTTCAACTTTCAGTAACAAAGTGTTAAGAAAATCATTTAAACAGGGAGATCATGTGCAATCCTCATTACAGTCTAGCAAGGCCAAGTCCTTGGCAGCAAGCCTTCAGAAGGGATTACAGATTATTGACTATCATCAGCAGAACTCAGCATTGAACAAATCTTCAACTTCCTTCTCCTTTGAGCACTTAACTTTGACACCATGTCTAGACATTGACAAGGATGACTCTTATGACCAAACAATACAACAGAAACCTTCCAGTGATGAAGTAACTGCTGCTTTCCTTTGTGCATCTTGCTGGGCGAAAATATCAAATGAAGATTCCAGCAAGGCCCAGGCTGGAAATCCTGATGGAATGACAGATAAAATTCCAAAA CATTTGGAGAATGTAATAGCAAAAAGCATCATGAAAGAGAAGGAGCTTGAGAATGTTTGCAAGGAGCAAGCAGCTAGAATTGAGCAACTAAATCAGTTG GTGGAGaaattgaaaggagagaaagaaCTGGACTCCATTACTATGTACAACTCTATGAAAGATGAAGAAAAG CTTCTAAGGGGAATTTCCTCAAGTGGTCATTTACCATGCATTATAGAGGAAAACTGTGAAGTTAAAGAAGTCCAGGAAGAGTTAGCCCAAAGTGACGTCTCTTTTGATTCAACCGAGAAGGAGTCACTTCTTAAGGAAATTCAGAATCTAAGGAGTAAGCTGCAATTATGTAGTGATGCACCAGTTAAAAAGTCTACAGAAAAACTAAGGTCTTCTTTGGTGTCAAGATCCATACAACTGCAAAAAAGCGGTGTTTTTTCTTATGATAATGGCAATGAAGACCTAGAGAATGAAAGACAGAGATGGACAGAAATGGAAAGTGAGTGGATCTGTCTTACTGATGAACTTAGAGCTGATCTCGAGTCCTACCGCCAACTTACAGAGAGGTTGGAGATGGAATTGAAATTAGAGAAGAAGTCCTCAGCGGAGATGGATGATGCACTAAAGAGAGCTGTTATGGGACATGCTAGAATGGTAGAACACTATGCTGATCTACAAGAAAAATACGATGACTTGGTTACTAAGCATGATGCTACAATGGAAGGGATAGCAGAGGTGAAGAAGGCAGCAGCAAAAGCCTCAAAAAAAGGTCATGCTCGCTTCGCCAAATCTCTTTCTGCTGAGCTTTCTGCATTGAGAGTGGAAAGAGAAAGGGaatcaaaattattgaaaaaagagAACCAGAGCTTGAAGATTCAACTTCGAGATACTGCTGAAGCTGTTCAGGCTGCTGGAGAACTACTTGTTAGACTAAGAGAAGCTGAACACGCAGCAGCTGCTGCAGAG GAGAACTTTGCAAATTTGCAACAAGATAATGAAAATTTGAagatgcaaattgcaaagatgaaaagaaaacacaagacTGAGATTAATACCATGAAGCAGTACATTACAGAGAGCAAATTACCTGAGTCTGCACTACAACCACTGTATAGAGAGGAGGATTCTGATGTGGCACACAATGCAACTTCCTCCTATACATATGACGATCAGGCATGGAGAGCAGAATTTGGAGCAATATATCAGGAGCATTACTAA
- the LOC114397598 gene encoding disease resistance protein RPM1-like — MAETAVSLAGQHALPKILEAVKMLRDLPNEVRDITDELESFQDFINDADKVAEAEEDDRRRHRIKERVMRLREAAFRMEDVIDEYNISGEDEQPDDPRCAALLCEAVAFIKTQILRLQSAYKIQDVKSLVRAERDGFQRHFPLEQRPTSSRGNQDVTWKNLRRVPLFIEEDEVVGLDNDRATLKNWLTKGREKRTVISVVGIAGVGKTTLAKQVYDQVRNNFECHALITVSQSYSAEGLLRRLLDELCKLKKEDPPKDVSNMESLIEEVRNRLRNKRYVVLFDDVWNETFWDHIESAVIDNKNGSRILITTRDEKVAGYCRKSSFVEVHKLEKPLTEEESLKLFCKKAFQNSSNGDCPEELKDISLQIVRKCKGLPLAIVVIGGLLSQKDENAPEWGQFSRDLSLDLERKSELNSITKILGLSYDDLPINLRSCLLYFGMYPEDYEVQSDRLIRQWIAEGFVRHETGKSLEEVGHQYLSGLVRRSLVQVSSLRIDGKVKRCRVHDLIHDMILRKVKDTGFCQYIDGPDQSVSSKIVRRLTIATDDFSGSIGSSPIRSIFISTGEDEVSQHLVNKIPTNYMLVKVLDFEGSGLRDVPENLGNLCHLKYLSFRYTGIASLPKSIGKLQNLETLDIRDTHVSEMPEEISKLTKLRHLLSYFTGLIQWKDIGGMTSLQEIPPVTIDDDGVVIREVEKLKQLRKLWVEDFRGKHEKTLCSLINEMPLLEKLLINRADESEVIELYITSPMSTLRKLVLFGKLTRFPNWISQFPNLVQLRLGGSRLTNDALKSLKNMPRLLFLGLGYNAYEGETLRFHCGGFQKLKQLSLGSLDQLKCILIDRGALCSVEEIVLNDLSQLKTVPSGIQHLEKLKNLYIDDMPTEFEQRIAPDGGEDHWIIQDVPHVRIWSTYAEEPSHILGRSHH; from the coding sequence ATGGCAGAAACTGCAGTGTCCTTGGCTGGTCAGCATGCGCTTCCAAAAATATTGGAAGCTGTCAAAATGCTGAGAGATCTCCCAAACGAAGTTAGAGACATTACAGATGAACTTGAAAGCTTTCAAGATTTCATCAATGATGCTGATAAAGTGGCTGAAGCTGAAGAAGATGATAGAAGGCGTCATAGAATAAAAGAAAGGGTGATGCGGCTGAGAGAAGCAGCTTTTCGCATGGAAGATGTCATCGATGAATATAACATCTCCGGTGAGGATGAGCAACCTGATGATCCTCGATGTGCAGCTTTACTATGTGAGGCTGTTGCCTTCATCAAAACTCAAATCCTTCGCCTTCAAAGTGCATATAAGATTCAGGATGTTAAATCGCTTGTTCGTGCTGAAAGAGATGGTTTCCAACGCCATTTTCCTTTAGAGCAAAGACCAACCAGTTCTAGAGGAAATCAAGATGTCACCTGGAAGAATCTTAGAAGGGTTCCTCTCTTTATTGAGGAGGATGAGGTTGTGGGGCTCGATAACGATAGAGCTACATTGAAAAATTGGTTGacaaagggaagagaaaaacgCACTGTCATCTCAGTGGTGGGAATTGCAGGGGTGGGAAAAACAACTCTTGCCAAGCAAGTTTATGACCAGGTGCGTAACAATTTCGAGTGCCATGCATTGATCACAGTGTCTCAATCCTACTCTGCAGAAGGACTGCTGAGGCGTTTGTTGGATGAGCTTTGCAAACTGAAAAAGGAGGACCCTCCCAAGGATGTTTCTAACATGGAGTCGTTGATCGAAGAAGTCAGAAACCGCTTGCGCAACAAGAGGTATGTTGTCTTGTTTGATGACGTATGGAATGAAACATTTTGGGATCACATTGAATCTGctgtaattgataataaaaatggaAGTAGGATATTAATCACAACCAGGGATGAGAAGGTTGCGGGATATTGTAGGAAATCATCATTTGTTGAGGTGCATAAGCTAGAAAAACCTTTAACTGAAGAAGAATCATTGAAATTGTTCTGTAAGAAGGCATTTCAGAATAGTTCCAATGGAGATTGTCCAGAAGAACTTAAAGATATATCTCTTCAAATTGTTAGAAAGTGTAAAGGTTTACCTCTAGCAATAGTTGTCATTGGTGGTCTTTTGTctcaaaaagatgaaaatgcacCTGAATGGGGACAGTTTAGTCGAGATCTAAGTTTAGACTTGGAGAGGAAATCTGAGTTAAATAGTATAACAAAAATTTTAGGTTTAAGTTATGATGATTTGCCGATCAATCTCAGATCATGTTTATTGTATTTCGGAATGTATCCGGAGGACTATGAAGTTCAATCTGATAGATTGATTAGACAGTGGATAGCTGAAGGGTTTGTCAGACATGAAACCGGAAAATCTTTGGAAGAAGTTGGGCATCAATATTTATCAGGGTTGGTCCGTAGAAGTTTGGTGCAAGTATCCTCACTTAGAATTGATGGCAAAGTTAAAAGGTGTCGTGTTCATGACTTAATACACGACATGATCCTTAGAAAAGTCAAGGATACAGGATTTTGTCAGTATATTGACGGGCCTGATCAATCTGTATCAAGTAAGATTGTTCGACGCCTGACAATTGCAACCGATGATTTTAGTGGAAGTATAGGAAGCTCACCCATTCGGTCAATTTTTATTAGCACCGGAGAAGATGAAGTATCTCAACACTTAGTAAACAAAATCCCTACCAATTACATGCTAGTGAAGGTACTAGATTTTGAAGGTTCTGGTTTACGTGATGTTCCTGAAAATTTGGGGAATTTATGCCACTTGAAGTATTTAAGCTTCCGGTATACAGGGATAGCAAGTCTACCAAAATCCATTGGTAAGCTCCAGAATTTGGAGACCTTGGATATAAGAGACACACATGTGTCTGAGATGCCAGAGGAGATTAGTAAGCTTACTAAGCTACGCCATCTTCTGTCTTATTTTACGGGTTTAATTCAATGGAAGGATATTGGAGGCATGACATCCCTACAAGAGATACCTCCAGTGACTATAGATGATGATGGAGTGGTCATTAGAGAGGTAGAAAAGCTAAAGCAGTTAAGGAAACTGTGGGTGGAAGATTTTAGGGGAAAACACGAAAAGACTCTGTGTTCCTTAATAAATGAGATGCCACTCTTGGAGAAACTACTTATTAATAGAGCTGATGAGAGTGAAGTAATTGAGTTGTACATTACGTCACCTATGTCTACACTTAGGAAGCTTGTCCTATTTGGGAAGTTAACAAGGTTTCCAAATTGGATTTCACAGTTCCCAAATCTTGTGCAACTGCGTTTGGGCGGCTCCAGGTTGACTAATGATGCATTGAAATCACTAAAAAATATGCCAAGGTTGTTGTTCCTCGGTTTAGGTTACAATGCTTATGAAGGTGAAACTTTGCGTTTTCATTGTGGAGGGTTTCAGAAACTAAAGCAACTGTCCCTCGGAAGTTTGGATCAATTGAAGTGCATCCTTATCGACAGAGGAGCACTGTGTTCTGTGGAAGAAATTGTTTTAAATGACCTCTCCCAACTCAAAACAGTTCCCTCTGGAATTCAACACTTGGAGAAGCTTAAAAATCTCTATATCGACGACATGCCAACTGAATTTGAGCAGCGCATTGCTCCTGATGGAGGAGAAGACCACTGGATCATCCAAGATGTGCCCCATGTACGTATTTGGAGCACGTATGCTGAAGAACCTTCGCATATATTAGGCAGAAGTCATCACTAA